One genomic window of Cannabis sativa cultivar Pink pepper isolate KNU-18-1 chromosome 2, ASM2916894v1, whole genome shotgun sequence includes the following:
- the LOC133034528 gene encoding uncharacterized protein LOC133034528: MERASKHFKAGQGETSSRAQVQGKPICPPGFSQQPRAQKLHPPQGSQSSSLEILMRDYMAKNDDILIKKRRLDEFEMVALIEGCNAMLKSKIPSKLKDLGSFTIPCFIGGTDVRRALCDLRASINLMYVSIFKQLGIGEARSTTVTLQLADRSMGHVEGKIGMCY, from the exons ATGGAGAGAGCATCCAAACATTTCAAGGCGGGTCAAGGAGAAACTTCAAGTAGAGCACAAGTTCAAGGCAAACCAATATGTCCACCAGGGTTTTCTCAACAACCAAGAGCTCAAAAACTTCACCCTCCTCAAGGGTCTCAATCTAGTTCTCTTGAAATCTTAATGAGAGATTATATGGCCAAGAATGAT GACATTTTGATAAAGAAGAGGAGGCTTGATGAATTTGAAATGGTTGCTTTAATAGAGGGCTGTAATGCAATGCTGAAAAGTAAAATTCCCTCAAAGTTGAAAGATCTAGGAAGTTTTACAATTCCATGCTTCATTGGCGGAACAGATGTGCGTAGAGCTTTATGTGATTTGAGGGCTAGTATCAATCTAATGTATGTGTCAATTTTTAAGCAATTGGGAATTGGAGAAGCCAGGTCAACCACCGTCACTTTACAATTGGCGGATCGATCTATGGGCCATGTGGAGGGAAAGATTGGGATGTGTTATTGA